A genomic region of Herbaspirillum sp. DW155 contains the following coding sequences:
- a CDS encoding ABC transporter ATP-binding protein, translated as MKQFDIFLGKESGAGSHGGAGKSAAARPLVEVQGLRVNARKDDGSQIEIVKNVNFTVARGEVLALIGESGSGKTTIALSLLGYARSGCHIAGGQVRIGHRQIDQMDEKALLAMRGHHVAYIAQSAASAFNPARTLMDQVIESALQHGVMDKASAMRKAVELFRALALPNPDKIGERYPHQVSGGQLQRVMAAMALITDPELVILDEPTTALDVTTQIEVLRAFKKVVKDIGTTAVYVSHDLAVVAQMADRIIVLRDGAVREVGATGQVLHAPADSYTQSLIAAASPAARVVQLREILPETLPAEASAPLLRISGLVAGYGAPDRLGLPGVRILDDINLTIQRGSTVGIIGESGSGKTTLARAVAGMIAPARGTIQLDGQNLSPTLEGRTREQFRRVQIVFQNADTALNPAHTIGRILNRPLSFYHGLKGEAMRRRTAELLDLVKLPSSVIDRLPAELSGGQKQRVNLARALAAKPDLILCDEVTSALDTVVAAAILELLAELRRELQVSYMFISHDISTVRAICDDIVVLYAGRMVASRPREAMMAPPYHPYSHLLLSSVPAMQQGWLEQVAGAGQHKLPPIGAVDPSPEICAFLPRCALRVDGVCNVVPPRRRNMEHGGEILCHRSDADLQQSQMPLVPVEGITV; from the coding sequence GTGAAGCAATTCGATATCTTCCTCGGCAAGGAAAGCGGCGCCGGCAGTCACGGGGGCGCAGGAAAAAGTGCCGCCGCGCGTCCCCTGGTCGAGGTCCAGGGCCTGCGCGTGAATGCGCGCAAAGACGACGGCAGCCAGATCGAGATCGTCAAGAACGTCAACTTCACCGTGGCGCGCGGCGAGGTGCTGGCCCTGATCGGTGAATCCGGTTCCGGCAAGACCACCATTGCGCTGTCGCTGCTGGGCTATGCGCGTTCGGGCTGCCACATTGCCGGTGGCCAGGTGCGCATCGGCCATCGCCAGATCGACCAGATGGATGAAAAGGCGCTGTTGGCCATGCGCGGCCACCACGTGGCCTATATCGCGCAAAGTGCGGCATCGGCCTTCAACCCGGCACGCACGCTGATGGATCAGGTGATCGAGAGCGCCCTGCAGCACGGCGTGATGGACAAGGCCAGCGCCATGCGCAAGGCCGTCGAACTGTTCCGCGCACTGGCCCTGCCGAACCCGGACAAGATCGGCGAACGTTATCCGCACCAGGTCTCGGGCGGCCAGCTGCAGCGCGTGATGGCGGCCATGGCCCTGATCACCGATCCGGAACTGGTGATCCTGGACGAACCCACCACCGCCCTGGACGTAACTACCCAGATCGAGGTGCTGCGCGCCTTCAAGAAGGTGGTCAAGGACATCGGTACCACCGCCGTCTATGTCTCGCACGACCTGGCCGTGGTGGCACAGATGGCCGACCGCATCATCGTGCTGCGCGACGGCGCCGTGCGCGAAGTCGGTGCCACCGGTCAGGTGCTGCATGCCCCGGCCGATAGTTACACGCAAAGCCTGATCGCCGCCGCCTCGCCTGCGGCCCGCGTGGTGCAGCTGCGCGAGATCCTGCCCGAGACGCTGCCCGCCGAGGCCAGTGCACCGCTGCTGCGCATCAGCGGTCTGGTGGCCGGATATGGTGCGCCGGACCGGCTGGGCCTGCCGGGCGTGCGCATCCTGGACGACATCAACCTCACCATCCAGCGCGGCAGCACCGTGGGCATCATCGGCGAATCCGGTTCCGGCAAGACCACCCTGGCGCGCGCCGTGGCCGGCATGATCGCGCCGGCGCGCGGCACCATCCAGCTCGATGGGCAGAACCTCTCGCCCACGCTCGAAGGCCGCACCCGCGAACAATTCCGCCGCGTGCAGATCGTGTTCCAGAACGCCGACACCGCGCTCAACCCGGCGCACACCATCGGCCGCATCCTCAATCGTCCGCTGTCCTTCTATCACGGCCTGAAGGGTGAGGCCATGCGCCGCCGCACGGCCGAACTGCTGGATCTGGTCAAGCTGCCTTCCAGCGTGATCGACCGCCTGCCGGCAGAACTCTCGGGTGGACAGAAGCAGCGCGTGAACCTGGCCCGGGCACTGGCGGCCAAGCCCGACCTGATCCTGTGCGACGAAGTGACCTCGGCGCTGGATACCGTGGTGGCCGCCGCCATCCTCGAACTGCTGGCCGAACTGCGGCGCGAGCTGCAGGTGTCCTACATGTTCATCAGCCATGACATCAGCACCGTGCGCGCCATCTGCGACGACATCGTGGTGCTCTATGCCGGCCGCATGGTGGCCAGCCGTCCGCGCGAGGCCATGATGGCGCCGCCCTATCACCCCTATTCGCACCTGCTGCTGTCGTCGGTGCCGGCCATGCAGCAAGGCTGGCTGGAGCAGGTGGCCGGCGCCGGCCAGCACAAGCTGCCACCCATCGGCGCGGTCGATCCCTCGCCGGAAATCTGCGCCTTCCTGCCGCGCTGTGCACTGCGCGTCGATGGCGTGTGCAACGTGGTGCCGCCGCGTCGCCGCAACATGGAGCACGGCGGCGAGATCCTCTGCCATCGCTCGGACGCCGATCTGCAGCAGTCGCAGATGCCGCTGGTACCGGTGGAGGGCATCACGGTCTGA
- a CDS encoding cupin domain-containing protein: MTAALVLYRASGAPLSTQFRAAALGAADPFASSREIAWQGVGGMSAGRLRFEGALDIARFPHQETLVVVQGELRIDAEGAAPLVLKPDSGVVIATGAAVRITATEPTLVVFCAAECPQPVQPGVFPLVAEANFKPSMNSLPKEILLGDVPTCRSDNVVDESSIHCKIGTWDSTPYHRIVRPHPVNEFMHILDGGVRFAEPDGSVVSVERGDAVFVPLGAAIGWESSTRVAKFYVVQSVPAEGGK, encoded by the coding sequence ATGACTGCAGCGTTGGTGTTGTACCGTGCCTCTGGCGCGCCCTTGTCCACTCAATTCCGTGCCGCCGCGCTGGGTGCGGCCGATCCCTTTGCGTCCTCGCGCGAGATTGCCTGGCAGGGCGTTGGCGGCATGAGCGCAGGCCGTCTGCGCTTCGAAGGCGCCCTCGACATCGCCCGCTTCCCCCATCAGGAAACCCTGGTGGTGGTGCAGGGCGAACTGCGCATCGATGCCGAAGGCGCAGCGCCGCTGGTGCTCAAGCCTGATAGCGGCGTGGTCATCGCCACCGGCGCGGCCGTGCGCATCACCGCCACCGAACCCACCCTGGTCGTGTTCTGCGCCGCCGAGTGCCCGCAGCCGGTGCAGCCGGGCGTGTTCCCGCTGGTGGCCGAGGCCAACTTCAAGCCCTCGATGAACTCGCTGCCCAAGGAAATCCTGCTGGGCGACGTGCCCACCTGCCGCAGCGACAACGTGGTCGACGAAAGCTCCATCCACTGCAAGATCGGCACCTGGGATTCCACGCCCTATCACCGCATCGTGCGCCCCCACCCGGTCAACGAGTTCATGCATATCCTCGATGGCGGCGTGCGCTTTGCCGAGCCCGATGGCAGCGTGGTGTCGGTGGAACGCGGCGATGCCGTCTTCGTGCCGCTGGGTGCCGCCATCGGCTGGGAGAGCAGCACGCGCGTGGCCAAGTTCTACGTCGTGCAAAGCGTACCGGCCGAAGGAGGAAAGTAA
- a CDS encoding FAD-binding oxidoreductase yields MSPPLVHVQSPTTPPAQADVVVIGGGIVGIFTAYYLAKRGISVAVVEKGRIGAEQSSRNWGWCRQQNRDARELPMATKSIDLWEQFSAETGEDTGFNRCGLLYLSNDDEEINRWAAWGEFAKTAGVTTYMLDSKQAAERGHATGRAWKGGVFSPTDGTADPVKAAPAVARAIMKLGGHVIQQCAARGIETEGGRVSGVITEAGVIKTKVAVMAGGAWASSFCHQLGIRFPQASVRQSIMSVAPMDQPLPGALYTSGVAVTRRSDGSYALAISGRARVDPTMQFLRFSPQFLPMFAKRWRSLSPGGLEAWRSGHETLTRWRLDAPTPMERMRILDASPDPVSIRATHRRAVELLPQLAQARVTHTWAGYVDSTPDGVPGIGELPQTPGLILAAGFSGHGFGIGPGAGHLIADLASGVEPIVDPRPYHPNRFSDSSWGKVADF; encoded by the coding sequence ATGTCGCCTCCACTTGTCCACGTCCAGTCTCCGACCACGCCGCCGGCACAGGCCGATGTGGTTGTCATCGGCGGCGGCATCGTCGGTATTTTCACTGCCTACTACCTGGCCAAGCGTGGCATCTCGGTGGCGGTGGTCGAGAAGGGCCGCATCGGCGCCGAACAATCCAGCCGCAACTGGGGCTGGTGCCGCCAGCAGAACCGCGACGCCCGCGAACTGCCGATGGCCACCAAGAGCATCGACCTGTGGGAACAGTTCTCCGCCGAGACTGGCGAAGATACGGGCTTCAACCGCTGCGGCCTGCTGTACCTGTCCAACGACGATGAAGAAATCAACCGCTGGGCCGCCTGGGGCGAGTTCGCCAAGACCGCCGGCGTGACCACCTACATGCTCGATTCGAAGCAGGCAGCCGAACGCGGCCACGCCACCGGCCGGGCCTGGAAGGGCGGGGTGTTCTCGCCCACCGACGGTACCGCCGATCCGGTCAAGGCAGCGCCGGCCGTGGCACGCGCCATCATGAAGCTGGGCGGCCACGTGATCCAGCAATGCGCCGCACGCGGCATCGAAACCGAAGGTGGTCGTGTGTCGGGCGTGATCACCGAAGCCGGCGTCATCAAGACCAAGGTGGCCGTCATGGCCGGTGGCGCGTGGGCCTCGTCGTTCTGCCATCAGCTGGGGATCCGCTTCCCGCAGGCCTCGGTGCGGCAATCCATCATGAGCGTGGCGCCCATGGACCAGCCCCTGCCGGGCGCGCTGTACACCTCGGGCGTAGCCGTCACGCGCCGCAGCGATGGTTCGTATGCGCTGGCCATCAGCGGCCGTGCCCGTGTCGATCCGACCATGCAGTTCCTGCGCTTCTCGCCGCAGTTCCTGCCCATGTTCGCCAAGCGCTGGCGCAGCCTGTCACCGGGCGGTCTGGAAGCCTGGCGCAGCGGTCACGAGACCCTGACCCGCTGGCGCCTGGATGCGCCCACACCGATGGAACGCATGCGCATCCTCGATGCCTCGCCCGATCCGGTCTCGATCCGCGCGACCCATCGCCGCGCCGTGGAACTGCTGCCGCAACTGGCACAGGCCAGGGTCACCCACACCTGGGCCGGTTATGTGGACAGCACGCCCGATGGCGTGCCGGGTATCGGTGAATTGCCGCAGACCCCGGGCCTGATTCTGGCGGCGGGTTTCTCCGGTCACGGCTTCGGTATCGGTCCGGGTGCCGGTCACCTGATCGCCGATCTGGCCAGCGGTGTCGAGCCTATCGTCGATCCGCGTCCTTATCACCCCAATCGTTTCTCCGATTCGTCCTGGGGCAAGGTGGCGGACTTCTGA
- a CDS encoding LysR substrate-binding domain-containing protein, with the protein MLQLDDMQLLRALGSANSLAAAARLLDLTPPAVTVRLQRIEDRIGVRLANRAARGFALTDEGQRLVQEAMDILERIESITASVSRESDRGERGSLANISGSLRVVAPFGFGRRYVAPLVRDLHRSHPLLNISLLLAESPLAAASGADAIISIGRVKSSSWVGHFLAPNERFLCASTALARRMQRVRHPSELADYPYLSLRENDDDLSRLRFTPIDSAGRRSGKALTVKLNGALSSNDGTITRDWALDGEGFVARSEWDCAHLLADGSLKRVLPGWQLDPAPIMALLPGRQGLTLRQRVFLEAARRAFQPTPWRR; encoded by the coding sequence ATGCTGCAACTGGATGACATGCAACTGCTGCGCGCCCTGGGCTCGGCCAATTCGCTGGCCGCCGCCGCCCGCCTGCTCGATCTCACGCCCCCGGCGGTGACGGTGCGCCTGCAGCGCATCGAGGACCGCATCGGCGTGCGCCTGGCCAACCGGGCTGCGCGCGGTTTCGCGCTCACCGATGAAGGACAGCGCCTGGTGCAGGAAGCCATGGACATCCTGGAGCGCATCGAATCCATCACGGCCAGTGTCTCGCGCGAATCGGACCGCGGGGAACGCGGATCGCTGGCCAACATCAGCGGCTCGCTGCGGGTGGTGGCCCCCTTCGGTTTCGGGCGGCGCTACGTGGCCCCGCTGGTGCGCGACCTGCACCGCAGCCATCCCCTGCTGAACATCTCGCTGCTGCTGGCCGAGAGTCCGCTGGCCGCTGCCAGTGGCGCCGACGCCATCATTTCCATCGGCCGCGTCAAGAGTTCCTCCTGGGTCGGCCACTTCCTCGCGCCCAATGAGCGCTTCCTGTGCGCCTCCACGGCGCTGGCGCGGCGCATGCAGCGGGTCAGGCATCCTTCCGAGCTGGCCGACTACCCTTACCTGAGCCTGCGCGAGAACGACGATGATCTCAGCCGCCTGCGCTTCACGCCCATCGACAGTGCCGGGCGCCGCAGCGGCAAGGCGCTGACCGTCAAGCTCAACGGCGCACTCTCGTCCAACGACGGCACCATCACGCGCGACTGGGCGCTCGATGGCGAAGGTTTCGTGGCGCGCTCGGAATGGGACTGCGCCCACCTGCTGGCCGACGGCTCCCTCAAACGGGTGCTGCCCGGCTGGCAGCTCGACCCGGCGCCCATCATGGCACTGCTGCCCGGTCGCCAGGGCCTGACGCTACGCCAGCGGGTGTTTCTGGAGGCCGCCAGGCGGGCTTTCCAGCCCACGCCCTGGCGGCGCTGA
- a CDS encoding RidA family protein, with translation MTQDSRSTDAASAVLRTINPAGLATPGGHYSHVAIGNGMVFVSGQLPIDASGRKLTEASFEVQAQQVLANVEAALCGAGSSIGRLLQVRIYVTDVAHWPAFNDIYARWAGDARPARAVVPVPALHFGLQIEVEATALL, from the coding sequence ATGACCCAAGATTCCCGCAGCACCGATGCCGCCTCCGCCGTCCTCCGCACCATCAACCCCGCTGGCCTGGCCACGCCGGGCGGTCACTACAGCCACGTGGCCATCGGCAACGGCATGGTCTTCGTCTCCGGCCAGTTGCCCATCGACGCGAGCGGACGCAAGCTCACCGAGGCCTCCTTCGAGGTGCAGGCGCAGCAGGTGCTGGCCAACGTCGAGGCGGCGCTCTGCGGTGCCGGCAGCAGCATCGGCAGGCTCTTGCAGGTGCGCATCTACGTGACCGACGTGGCGCACTGGCCGGCTTTCAACGACATCTATGCGCGCTGGGCCGGCGATGCCCGCCCGGCGCGTGCCGTGGTGCCGGTGCCGGCACTGCACTTCGGCCTGCAGATCGAGGTGGAGGCCACGGCGCTGCTGTGA
- a CDS encoding aldehyde dehydrogenase family protein → MSTSAVSAASASALSPLAHLTRHERLDHFYIDGQWQRPQGSDRVAVISPATEERVCEIALGSAADVDLAVQAARRAFPAWAATSPLERAALLGRVHALLVERTELFAQALTLEMGAPITYARTAHVPLAAEHLRVARDNLADYPFIRPRGTTAIVREPIGVCALITPWNWPIYQITAKVGPALAAGCTVVLKPSELSPLSALLFAEIVHEAGVPAGVFNLVNGSGAEVGAAMSSHPQVDMISITGSTRAGVLVAQAAAVTVKRVAQELGGKSPNVVLPDADLERAIPPGVAAAFRNMGQSCSAPTRLIVPRVALDRVHELALATIAQMKVGDPTDAATTHGPLANRTQFLRVQQMIEAGLQDGARLLAGGPGRPDGLEQGYYARPTIFSEVHTDMVIAQEEIFGPVLAILPYDTVEEAIAIANDTVYGLGAHVQGSDKDQVRAVAARIQSGQVHLNYPAWDPQAPFGGYKQSGNGREYGVEGMEEYMEVKSILGYYA, encoded by the coding sequence ATGAGCACTTCCGCAGTTTCCGCCGCCTCCGCCTCCGCTCTTTCTCCGCTGGCCCACCTCACCCGCCATGAGCGCCTGGACCATTTCTACATCGACGGCCAGTGGCAGCGCCCGCAAGGCAGCGACCGCGTCGCCGTGATCTCGCCTGCCACCGAAGAGCGCGTCTGCGAGATCGCGCTGGGCAGTGCGGCTGATGTCGATCTGGCGGTGCAGGCAGCCCGTCGTGCTTTCCCCGCCTGGGCCGCGACCTCGCCGCTGGAGCGCGCCGCGCTGCTGGGCCGTGTGCATGCCTTGCTGGTGGAGCGCACCGAACTGTTTGCGCAGGCACTGACGCTGGAGATGGGAGCCCCCATCACCTATGCACGCACGGCCCACGTGCCGCTGGCCGCTGAACACCTGCGCGTGGCGCGCGACAACCTGGCTGACTACCCCTTCATTCGTCCGCGCGGCACCACCGCCATCGTGCGCGAACCCATCGGCGTGTGCGCCCTCATCACGCCCTGGAACTGGCCGATCTACCAGATCACCGCCAAGGTCGGCCCGGCACTGGCGGCCGGTTGCACCGTGGTATTGAAGCCGAGCGAACTGTCGCCGCTGTCGGCGCTGCTGTTTGCCGAGATCGTGCATGAAGCCGGTGTCCCGGCCGGTGTATTCAATCTGGTCAACGGCAGTGGCGCCGAGGTCGGTGCGGCCATGTCCTCGCATCCACAGGTGGACATGATTTCGATTACCGGCTCCACCCGCGCCGGCGTGCTGGTGGCGCAGGCCGCCGCCGTCACCGTCAAGCGCGTGGCCCAGGAGCTGGGCGGCAAGTCGCCCAATGTGGTGTTGCCGGATGCCGATCTGGAACGTGCCATCCCGCCGGGCGTGGCGGCGGCCTTCCGCAACATGGGCCAGTCCTGCAGCGCGCCGACGCGTCTGATCGTGCCGCGCGTCGCGCTGGATCGTGTGCATGAACTGGCGCTGGCGACAATTGCGCAGATGAAGGTGGGCGATCCCACGGATGCTGCCACCACGCATGGTCCGCTGGCCAACCGCACACAATTCCTGCGCGTGCAGCAGATGATCGAGGCCGGCCTGCAGGACGGCGCACGCCTGCTGGCCGGTGGCCCCGGCCGCCCGGACGGGCTGGAGCAGGGCTACTATGCACGGCCCACGATTTTCTCGGAGGTCCACACCGACATGGTGATCGCCCAGGAAGAAATCTTCGGTCCGGTGCTGGCCATCCTGCCCTATGACACCGTGGAAGAAGCCATCGCCATCGCCAACGATACGGTCTACGGTCTGGGCGCGCACGTACAGGGCAGCGACAAGGACCAGGTGCGCGCAGTGGCGGCGCGCATCCAGTCCGGCCAGGTCCACCTGAACTATCCGGCCTGGGATCCGCAGGCGCCCTTCGGTGGCTACAAGCAGTCCGGCAACGGGCGCGAGTATGGCGTCGAAGGGATGGAAGAATACATGGAAGTCAAATCTATCCTGGGCTATTACGCCTGA
- a CDS encoding M20 aminoacylase family protein — translation MEHTEHQHDSLHQHRAHWAGLRRDLHAHPELRFEEHRTADVVVRELQSLGYTVTRGLGGTGVVASLPGSDPQRGIVLRADLDALPIVEANDFAHASSSHGVMHACGHDGHTVMLLGAARVLKQQPTLPGSVHFVFQPGEEGGAGARKMIDDGLFEQFPTEAVFGMHNWPGLPAGQFGLRTGPIMAAGSRLRITITGKGAHAAQPHLGLDPIPLACSMVLQCQTIAARHKDPVDPAVISVCMFHAGDTDNVIPDRAELRGTIRTLSSTLQQKLQEDIRRMCHALAEAYGAQVEVEFFQYYPATINTPAETDFCERVIRQTFGDARIRTGIPANMTSEDFGFMLEERPGTYVLIGNAPPDRASHSLHHPHYDFNDDIIEEGVRYWVALAQSYFGNGPQR, via the coding sequence ATGGAACACACTGAACATCAGCACGACAGCCTGCACCAGCACCGCGCCCACTGGGCCGGCCTGCGCCGCGACCTGCATGCGCATCCCGAGCTGCGCTTCGAGGAACACCGCACCGCCGACGTGGTGGTGCGGGAACTGCAATCCCTGGGCTACACGGTCACACGCGGCCTGGGCGGCACCGGCGTGGTCGCCAGCCTGCCGGGCAGCGACCCGCAGCGCGGCATCGTACTGCGCGCCGATCTGGATGCCTTGCCCATCGTCGAGGCCAACGATTTCGCGCACGCCTCCAGCAGTCATGGCGTCATGCACGCCTGCGGTCATGACGGCCACACCGTCATGCTGCTGGGGGCGGCGCGCGTGCTCAAGCAGCAGCCGACCTTGCCGGGCAGCGTGCACTTCGTGTTCCAGCCGGGAGAAGAAGGCGGGGCAGGGGCGCGCAAGATGATCGATGACGGACTGTTCGAACAGTTTCCCACCGAGGCCGTGTTCGGCATGCACAACTGGCCGGGCCTGCCGGCCGGGCAGTTCGGCTTGCGCACCGGTCCCATCATGGCGGCCGGTTCGCGCCTGAGAATCACCATCACCGGCAAGGGCGCCCATGCGGCCCAGCCGCACCTGGGGCTGGACCCGATCCCGCTGGCCTGTTCCATGGTCTTGCAGTGCCAGACCATCGCCGCGCGCCACAAGGACCCGGTGGACCCGGCCGTGATCTCGGTGTGCATGTTCCATGCAGGCGATACCGACAACGTGATTCCCGACCGGGCCGAACTGCGCGGCACCATCCGCACGCTGTCGTCCACCTTGCAGCAGAAGCTGCAGGAAGACATCCGCCGCATGTGCCACGCTCTGGCCGAGGCCTATGGCGCGCAGGTCGAGGTGGAGTTCTTCCAGTATTACCCGGCCACCATCAATACACCGGCCGAGACCGATTTCTGCGAACGCGTCATTCGCCAGACCTTTGGCGATGCACGCATTCGCACCGGCATCCCGGCCAACATGACCTCGGAAGATTTCGGCTTCATGCTGGAAGAGCGGCCCGGCACCTATGTGCTGATCGGCAACGCGCCGCCAGACCGGGCCTCGCACTCGCTGCACCACCCGCACTACGACTTCAACGACGACATCATCGAAGAAGGCGTGCGTTACTGGGTGGCGCTGGCGCAGTCTTATTTCGGCAACGGGCCGCAGCGCTGA
- a CDS encoding DSD1 family PLP-dependent enzyme codes for MSLATLPTPAALIDIPRMERNIARMQQRMDALGVRFRPHVKTTKCHEVVQAQVQAGARGITVSTLKEAEQFFAAGISDIVYAVGMAPTKLGQALALRRRGCDLKIVADSVVCAEAIVAFGQANDECFEVWIEIDVDGHRSGIAPEDDSLLAVGTALHEGGMRLGGVIAHAGSSYDYDNDAALIRVAEQERAGCVHAAGRLRAAGLPCAAVSIGSTPTALRAEQLHGVTEVRAGVYAMFDLVMHNVGVNTLDEIALSVLTTVIGHQSEKGWAIVDAGWMAMSRDRGTQGRRQDFGYGQVCTEDGKVLAGYLMSGANQEHGILSRQGQPDTRIAERLPIGTRLRILPNHACATGAQYQEYHAIAADGSVAIWPRFNGW; via the coding sequence ATGAGCCTGGCCACCCTGCCCACGCCCGCCGCCTTGATCGACATCCCCCGCATGGAGCGCAACATCGCCCGCATGCAGCAACGCATGGATGCGCTGGGCGTGCGTTTCCGTCCGCACGTCAAGACCACCAAGTGCCACGAAGTGGTGCAGGCACAGGTGCAGGCGGGCGCACGCGGCATCACCGTCTCCACCTTGAAGGAGGCCGAACAGTTCTTTGCCGCAGGCATCAGCGATATCGTCTACGCCGTGGGCATGGCGCCCACCAAACTGGGCCAGGCGCTGGCGCTGCGGCGCCGGGGCTGTGATCTGAAGATCGTGGCCGACAGCGTGGTGTGTGCCGAGGCCATCGTGGCCTTCGGCCAGGCCAACGATGAATGCTTCGAGGTCTGGATCGAGATCGACGTGGATGGCCACCGCTCCGGCATCGCCCCGGAAGACGACAGCCTGCTGGCCGTGGGCACCGCGCTGCACGAAGGCGGCATGCGCCTGGGCGGGGTGATCGCGCATGCCGGCTCCAGCTATGACTACGACAACGACGCGGCCCTGATCCGCGTGGCCGAACAGGAGCGCGCCGGCTGCGTCCACGCTGCCGGGCGCCTGCGCGCGGCGGGCTTGCCGTGCGCAGCGGTCAGCATCGGCTCGACCCCCACTGCCCTGCGCGCCGAACAGTTGCACGGCGTGACCGAGGTGCGCGCCGGTGTCTATGCGATGTTCGATCTGGTGATGCACAACGTGGGCGTCAATACGCTCGATGAAATCGCCCTGAGCGTACTGACCACCGTGATCGGCCACCAGTCCGAGAAAGGCTGGGCCATTGTCGATGCAGGCTGGATGGCCATGAGCCGCGACCGGGGCACGCAAGGGCGCAGGCAGGATTTCGGCTATGGCCAGGTCTGTACCGAAGACGGCAAGGTGCTGGCAGGCTACCTGATGAGCGGGGCCAATCAGGAGCACGGCATCCTGTCACGCCAGGGCCAACCCGACACCCGCATCGCCGAGCGCCTGCCCATCGGCACGCGCCTGCGCATCCTGCCCAACCACGCCTGCGCCACCGGTGCGCAGTATCAGGAGTATCACGCCATCGCCGCCGATGGCAGCGTGGCGATCTGGCCGCGTTTCAACGGCTGGTGA
- a CDS encoding LysR family transcriptional regulator encodes MRELSLDQLRTLVTIVDLGTFSAAANALHLAQPTISLHVSDLEERLGSALLMRGSRRVQATALGALVIDRARRLLRDADDLLDVARKHVEGKVGRVRLGTSTGVVVNLLPRVLRQLESSYPGIDVEVNIMGSNETMARLQEGTLDIGLVATPIPTPKEIQITHWRSDRMMAFLPATWKSPAAIKPGWLVDKPMIFNDATTQMYRLTMAWFAEAGENPRARIELNYNEAMKSLVSAGYGAAILPLEQPLAAELERHKDVRILPLSPVLKRHIGVAHRTLPNLDKATVHVLETIRQFRQG; translated from the coding sequence ATGAGAGAACTCAGCCTCGACCAGTTGCGCACGCTGGTCACCATCGTCGACCTCGGCACCTTCTCGGCTGCGGCCAATGCGCTGCACCTGGCGCAGCCCACCATCAGCCTGCATGTCAGCGACCTCGAAGAGCGCCTGGGCAGCGCCCTGCTCATGCGCGGCAGCCGCCGCGTACAGGCCACGGCGCTGGGCGCGCTGGTGATCGACCGGGCCAGACGCCTGTTGCGCGATGCCGACGATCTGCTCGATGTCGCCAGGAAGCACGTGGAAGGCAAGGTCGGCCGGGTAAGGCTGGGGACGTCGACCGGCGTGGTGGTGAACCTGCTGCCCCGCGTACTGCGCCAGCTGGAAAGCAGCTACCCGGGCATCGATGTGGAGGTCAACATCATGGGCTCGAACGAAACCATGGCGCGCCTGCAGGAAGGGACGCTCGACATCGGCCTGGTCGCCACACCCATCCCGACTCCCAAGGAAATCCAGATCACCCACTGGCGCAGCGACCGCATGATGGCCTTCCTGCCCGCCACCTGGAAATCGCCCGCGGCCATCAAGCCGGGCTGGCTGGTGGACAAGCCGATGATCTTCAACGATGCCACCACGCAGATGTACCGGCTCACCATGGCCTGGTTTGCCGAGGCCGGGGAAAACCCGCGCGCACGCATCGAGCTGAACTACAACGAAGCCATGAAGAGCCTGGTCTCCGCCGGCTACGGCGCGGCCATCCTGCCGCTGGAGCAGCCCCTGGCGGCCGAACTGGAACGTCACAAGGATGTGCGCATCCTGCCGCTCTCGCCGGTGCTCAAACGCCACATCGGCGTGGCCCATCGCACCCTGCCCAATCTGGACAAGGCCACCGTGCACGTGCTGGAGACGATACGGCAGTTCCGGCAGGGCTGA
- a CDS encoding LysE family translocator, with protein MQHLAEVIGLAATLSLATMSPGPSFVMVARTSVGGGRSNGLLAALGMGIGGVVFAGAALLGLHAVLLAVPSLYLLLKFGGGVYLAYMGWRIWRGARTPLMADDIAQCDASPSVSRRSLWLGLVTQLSNPKTAIAYTSVFAAFLPAETSLPFKGLTLLLVFLIEAGWYGLVAVALSSSRPRRWYVQGKHWFDRIAGGVMMTLGFKLLISRAGP; from the coding sequence ATGCAACATCTTGCTGAAGTGATCGGACTGGCCGCCACGCTGAGCCTGGCCACCATGAGCCCCGGACCCAGCTTCGTGATGGTGGCGCGCACCTCGGTGGGCGGCGGACGATCCAATGGCCTGCTGGCGGCACTGGGCATGGGCATCGGCGGCGTGGTCTTTGCCGGGGCGGCCTTGCTGGGGCTGCATGCGGTGCTGCTGGCGGTGCCTTCGCTGTATCTGCTGTTGAAGTTCGGGGGCGGTGTTTATCTGGCCTACATGGGCTGGCGCATCTGGCGCGGGGCGCGTACGCCCTTGATGGCCGACGACATCGCACAGTGCGACGCATCACCGTCCGTGTCCCGGCGATCCCTGTGGCTGGGCCTGGTCACCCAGCTCAGCAATCCGAAGACCGCCATCGCCTACACCAGCGTGTTTGCCGCCTTTTTGCCGGCCGAGACCTCGCTGCCCTTCAAGGGGCTGACGCTGTTGCTGGTCTTCCTGATCGAAGCGGGATGGTATGGGCTGGTGGCCGTGGCGCTCTCTTCATCGCGTCCGCGCCGCTGGTACGTACAGGGCAAGCACTGGTTCGACCGCATAGCGGGCGGCGTCATGATGACCCTCGGGTTCAAGCTGCTGATCTCGCGCGCGGGGCCGTGA